One Archangium violaceum genomic window, GGCCGTGCCCCTTCAAAAGCTCGCCTTGGCGGCGCGGGCCTTTGGCGCGGGGACGCTGAGCGCACGCACGGGCGTGCGCCGGCGCGACGAGCTGGGACAGGTCGCCGAGGCCTTCGACGAGATGGCCGAGCGCATCACCCACCTGCTGCGCTCCCAGAAGGAGCTGCTCGCCAACGTGTCGCATGAGCTACGCACCCCCCTGGCCCGCATCCGGGTGGCCCTGGATCTGGCCAATGAGGGAAGCGCCGAGCTGGCGCGTGAGTCCCTGGGGGACATCGCCGAGGATCTCACCGAGCTGGAGCGGCTGGTGTCGGACGTGCTCACCGCGGCCCGGTTGGACCTCGCCACGGACCAGACTCCCGGCGCCACGCCGCCGCTGCGCCGCGAGCTGGTGGAGGCCTCGTCCCTGGTGGAGAAGGCCGCCGCGCGCTTCCGCTCCGCCCGGCCAGAGCACCGGCTGGAAGTGAGCGTGGAGGGCACCCTGCCCTTCCTGGAAGCGGACCCGGTGCTGCTGCGACGCGCGCTCGACAACCTGCTCGACAACGCGGGCAAATACTCCGAGCCCCATACGACGGTGCGCCTGCTCGCCCGCCCCCTGGAACCTGGTCTCCAGGTGGAGGTACGTGACGAGGGCATCGGCATCGACGCCGCCGATATGCCCCATCTCTTCACCCCCTTCTTCCGCAGCGATCGCAGCCGGGCCCGGAAGACGGGCGGCGTGGGCCTGGGGCTCGTACTCGCACGCCGTATCGTCGTCGCCCACGGTGGCACGCTCACGCTGGAGAGCCAGCCCGGCCAGGGAACGACCGCTCGCGTCATCATTCCGGCCGCTCCAGCCGTGGAGCAGGCGGCCGGGCTGACGGACCTGGCGCGTCATATTTCGTAACAAACGCGAGATTCACCGAAACATCGCGGCACGTAGATCTCGGTCCATGAGGTCAACGACCGAGTCGCCGCGAACCGAAGAGACGTCCCGTTCCATCAAGCCCGCGCCCGCGCTGGAGACGTCCGCCCGGCGTCGGCACCTGCCCGCGAAATGGCCCCTGTGGTTGCTGGCCATCGCCGTGGTGGTGGCCGCTGGCGTGTGGCTGTTGCGGCCCAAGGCCAAGGACCCCTCGGCCAACTTCGAAACGACGGCGGTGCAGCGGCGGACCGTCGAGTCACGCGTGACGGCGACGGGCACATTGTCCGCGCTGGTGACG contains:
- a CDS encoding sensor histidine kinase yields the protein MKARRFRIPGRLLLRIYLVGLAQLLLIAFAFNVARRYAMEEGSRPRFFERSATYFISEWARLRDRPEELQAALDRAGQQLRLRVTMRTVDGQLIASSVSPPMAPLSAEELRQLETERSMHSQEPHHLTTVAIPATGPLEAYATMEHPPPPGLPPDLWVILTVTLGCTAITSIIFARSLAVPLQKLALAARAFGAGTLSARTGVRRRDELGQVAEAFDEMAERITHLLRSQKELLANVSHELRTPLARIRVALDLANEGSAELARESLGDIAEDLTELERLVSDVLTAARLDLATDQTPGATPPLRRELVEASSLVEKAAARFRSARPEHRLEVSVEGTLPFLEADPVLLRRALDNLLDNAGKYSEPHTTVRLLARPLEPGLQVEVRDEGIGIDAADMPHLFTPFFRSDRSRARKTGGVGLGLVLARRIVVAHGGTLTLESQPGQGTTARVIIPAAPAVEQAAGLTDLARHIS